The Arachis hypogaea cultivar Tifrunner chromosome 19, arahy.Tifrunner.gnm2.J5K5, whole genome shotgun sequence genome has a window encoding:
- the LOC140182208 gene encoding uncharacterized protein yields MGNLPIRTLPGRARTSQAVISENETQFADKKFGEFLAGLGIKQKFLSVEHPQTNGQVEAANKIVLQGLKRRLDQKKGALADELASVLWSYRTTQQSATGKMPFRLTYGVEAIIPVEVGEPSPRLLLGRVEEAVEKDLVDEAREMAHLSEMALKHRMALRYNAKVLKREFERDDLVLRRNDVGVLTPGEGKLTANWEGPYRVKEVIVRAPTS; encoded by the exons ATGGGGAATTTACCTATTAGGACCCTTCCCGGTCGGGCCAGGACAAGTCAA GCCGTCATCTCGGAAAACGAGACGCAGTTTGCCGATAAAAAATTTGGAGAGTTCCTTGCCGGTTTGGGGATAAAGCAAAAGTTTTTGTCAGTAGAGcacccccagaccaatggacaagtgGAGGCTGCAAACAAGATCGTCCTGCAGGGCCTCAAGAGGCGACTCGACCAGAAGAAGGGAGCGTTGGCGGATGAACTGGCCTCGGTCCTCTGGTCTTACCGCACAACCCAACAATCGGCCACCGGGAAAATGCCTTTCCGACTCACGTATGGGGTAGAGGCAATAATACCTGTGGAAGTCGGGGAGCCGAGCCCACGACTACTCTTAGGGAGAGTCGAAGAGGCCGTAGAAAAGGACTTGGTGGATGAAGCAAGGGAGATGGCCCATCTATCAGAAATGGCGCTAAAGCATAGAATGGCCCTGCGCTACAATGCCAAGGTGCTCAAAAGAGAATTCGAGCGGGACGACCTGGTCTTAAGGCGCAATGATGTTGGGGTCCTGACACCTGGGGAAGGAAAGCTAACGGCTAACTGGGAAGGTCCTTATAGGGTGAAAGAGGTGATTGTAAGGGCGCCTACAAGTTAG